Proteins encoded in a region of the Oryctolagus cuniculus chromosome 10, mOryCun1.1, whole genome shotgun sequence genome:
- the SIGLEC15 gene encoding sialic acid-binding Ig-like lectin 15 isoform X1, with amino-acid sequence MERSFRFLACLACVVPTGSCVRTKRETTGSLLSTDVHSAPAQRWSMQVPAEVCAEVGDAAVLPCTFTHPHRHYDGPLTAIWRVGEPYAGPQVFRCTAARGSELCQTALSLHGRFRLLGNPRRNDLSLRVERLALADDGRYFCRVEFAGDVHDRFESRHGVRLRVSAAPHIINISVLPGPTHAFRALCTAEGEPPPVLSWSGPALGNGSLSVPGQGHGHQVTAELPALTHDGRYTCAAANSLGHAEASVYLFRFRGGAGGTPAIALLLGALGFKALLLLGFLAAGAARRRQEHSVTQDTPPRRSPSAAGSHLCTVRSDIQHEVWLVQPSRFPGPCSQRLALSPPRTSILKSP; translated from the exons ATGGAAAGGTCCTTTCGATTCCTGGCGTGCTTGGCGTGTGTCGTCCCAACCG GATCCTGTGTGAGAACTAAGAGAGAGACGACCGGGAGCTTGCTCAGCACAGACGTGCACA gtgcacctgctcagcGCTGGTCCATGCAGGTGCCGGCTGAGGTGTGTGCGGAGGTGGGCGACGCGGCCGTACTGCCCTGCACCTTCACGCACCCGCACCGCCACTACGACGGGCCGCTGACAGCCATCTGGCGCGTGGGCGAGCCCTACGCGGGTCCGCAGGTGTTCCGCTGCACGGCGGCGCGGGGCAGCGAGCTCTGCCAGACAGCGCTGAGCCTCCACGGCCGCTTCCGGCTGCTGGGCAACCCGCGCCGCAATGACCTGTCGCTGCGGGTCGAGCGCCTCGCCCTGGCCGATGACGGCCGCTACTTCTGCCGCGTGGAGTTCGCCGGCGACGTCCACGACCGCTTCGAGAGCCGCCACGGCGTCCGGCTGCGCGTGAGTG CCGCGCCGCACATCATCAACATCTCGGTGCTGCCCGGCCCCACGCACGCCTTCCGCGCGCTCTGCACCGCCGAAGGGGAGCCGCCTCCCGTGCTCTCCTGGTCGGGCCCGGCCCTGGGCAACGGCTCCCTCTCCGTGCCGGGCCAAGGCCACGGCCACCAGGTGACCGCCGAGCTGCCCGCGCTGACCCACGACGGCCGCTACACTTGTGCCGCCGCCAACAGCCTAGGTCACGCCGAGGCCAGCGTCTACTTGTTCCGCTTTCGCGGCGGCGCGGGCGGGACCCCGGCCATCGCCCTCCTGCTCGGCGCGCTCGGCTTCAAGGCGCTGCTGCTGCTCGGCTTCCTGGCTGCCGGCGCCGCCCGCCGGCGCCAAG AGCACTCGGTCACACAGGACACCCCTCCACG GAGGAGTCCCTCGGCCGCTGGCAGCCACTTGTGCACCGTGAGGAGTGACATCCAGCATGAAGTTTGGTTGGTGCAGCCATCCCGGTTCCCAGGCCCCTGCTCACAGAGACTCGCCTTGTCTCCTCCAAGGACATCAATCTTGAAGTCTCCATGA
- the SIGLEC15 gene encoding sialic acid-binding Ig-like lectin 15 isoform X2, with translation MERSFRFLACLACVVPTGSCVRTKRETTGSLLSTDVHSAPAQRWSMQVPAEVCAEVGDAAVLPCTFTHPHRHYDGPLTAIWRVGEPYAGPQVFRCTAARGSELCQTALSLHGRFRLLGNPRRNDLSLRVERLALADDGRYFCRVEFAGDVHDRFESRHGVRLRVSAAPHIINISVLPGPTHAFRALCTAEGEPPPVLSWSGPALGNGSLSVPGQGHGHQVTAELPALTHDGRYTCAAANSLGHAEASVYLFRFRGGAGGTPAIALLLGALGFKALLLLGFLAAGAARRRQEHSVTQDTPPRPQAQESNYENLSQMNPQGPLAAMCPPGGVPRPLAATCAP, from the exons ATGGAAAGGTCCTTTCGATTCCTGGCGTGCTTGGCGTGTGTCGTCCCAACCG GATCCTGTGTGAGAACTAAGAGAGAGACGACCGGGAGCTTGCTCAGCACAGACGTGCACA gtgcacctgctcagcGCTGGTCCATGCAGGTGCCGGCTGAGGTGTGTGCGGAGGTGGGCGACGCGGCCGTACTGCCCTGCACCTTCACGCACCCGCACCGCCACTACGACGGGCCGCTGACAGCCATCTGGCGCGTGGGCGAGCCCTACGCGGGTCCGCAGGTGTTCCGCTGCACGGCGGCGCGGGGCAGCGAGCTCTGCCAGACAGCGCTGAGCCTCCACGGCCGCTTCCGGCTGCTGGGCAACCCGCGCCGCAATGACCTGTCGCTGCGGGTCGAGCGCCTCGCCCTGGCCGATGACGGCCGCTACTTCTGCCGCGTGGAGTTCGCCGGCGACGTCCACGACCGCTTCGAGAGCCGCCACGGCGTCCGGCTGCGCGTGAGTG CCGCGCCGCACATCATCAACATCTCGGTGCTGCCCGGCCCCACGCACGCCTTCCGCGCGCTCTGCACCGCCGAAGGGGAGCCGCCTCCCGTGCTCTCCTGGTCGGGCCCGGCCCTGGGCAACGGCTCCCTCTCCGTGCCGGGCCAAGGCCACGGCCACCAGGTGACCGCCGAGCTGCCCGCGCTGACCCACGACGGCCGCTACACTTGTGCCGCCGCCAACAGCCTAGGTCACGCCGAGGCCAGCGTCTACTTGTTCCGCTTTCGCGGCGGCGCGGGCGGGACCCCGGCCATCGCCCTCCTGCTCGGCGCGCTCGGCTTCAAGGCGCTGCTGCTGCTCGGCTTCCTGGCTGCCGGCGCCGCCCGCCGGCGCCAAG AGCACTCGGTCACACAGGACACCCCTCCACG GCCCCAGGCTCAGGAGTCCAATTACGAAAATCTGAGCCAGATGAACCCTCAGGGTCCACTGGCTGCCATGTGTCCCCCAGGAGGAGTCCCTCGGCCGCTGGCAGCCACTTGTGCACCGTGA